The following are encoded in a window of Phragmites australis chromosome 22, lpPhrAust1.1, whole genome shotgun sequence genomic DNA:
- the LOC133904298 gene encoding protein Iojap-related, mitochondrial isoform X2: protein MLSAVRSRTLGRWRPPPHLLSRLLSSPSAVASPEALLELPEVEKVLRDVRAGDVRVFPVGEGGLHGGACADYMVVATGRSDWHVRNIAQALLYKIKQKQKGSDRILMPSVEGQQAGKWVVIDSGSIIIHALEERAREYYDLESIWSREVSPNISVQELETSLAKTRRRNRSQKPMKSI, encoded by the exons CCTGGGCCGGTGGCGCCCGCCGCCGCACCTCCTCTCGCGCCTCCTTTCATCCCCCTCCGCTGTCGCCTCGCCGGAGGCGCTGTTGGAGCTCCCGGAGGTGGAGAAGGTGCTGCGCGACGTCCGGGCCGGCGACGTGCGCGTCTTCCCCGTCGGCGAGGGCGGTCTGCACGGCGGTGCATGCGCCGACTACATGGTCGTCGCCACCGGTCGCTCCGACTGGCACGTCCGCAACATCGCTCAGGCGCTCCTCTACAAG ATAAAGCAGAAGCAGAAGGGCTCTGATAGAATACTGATGCCGAGTGTAGAAGGCCAGCAAGCTGGAAAGTGGGTTGTCATTGATTCTG GAAGTATAATCATCCATGCACTTGAAGAAAGAGCTAGAGAGTATTATGATTTAGAAAGCATTTGGTCAAGAGAGGTGTCTCCTAACATTTCCGTTCAG GAGTTGGAGACCTCGCTGGCAAAGACACGTCGCAGAAACCGATCACAGAAACCCATGAAGAGCATCTGA
- the LOC133904298 gene encoding protein Iojap-related, mitochondrial isoform X1 — protein MLSAVRSRTLGRWRPPPHLLSRLLSSPSAVASPEALLELPEVEKVLRDVRAGDVRVFPVGEGGLHGGACADYMVVATGRSDWHVRNIAQALLYKIKQKQKGSDRILMPSVEGQQAGKWVVIDSGSIIIHALEERAREYYDLESIWSREVSPNISVQQHGYIVIQTHGYPPPTCTSMCTRARAPALHLRQGKTM, from the exons CCTGGGCCGGTGGCGCCCGCCGCCGCACCTCCTCTCGCGCCTCCTTTCATCCCCCTCCGCTGTCGCCTCGCCGGAGGCGCTGTTGGAGCTCCCGGAGGTGGAGAAGGTGCTGCGCGACGTCCGGGCCGGCGACGTGCGCGTCTTCCCCGTCGGCGAGGGCGGTCTGCACGGCGGTGCATGCGCCGACTACATGGTCGTCGCCACCGGTCGCTCCGACTGGCACGTCCGCAACATCGCTCAGGCGCTCCTCTACAAG ATAAAGCAGAAGCAGAAGGGCTCTGATAGAATACTGATGCCGAGTGTAGAAGGCCAGCAAGCTGGAAAGTGGGTTGTCATTGATTCTG GAAGTATAATCATCCATGCACTTGAAGAAAGAGCTAGAGAGTATTATGATTTAGAAAGCATTTGGTCAAGAGAGGTGTCTCCTAACATTTCCGTTCAG CAGCACGGCTACATTGTGATACAAACGCATGGATACCCCCCTCCCACATGCACAAGCATGTGCACACGCGCGCGCGCACCAGCTTTACATCTCAGACAAGGaaaaaccatgtaa